From the Burkholderia ubonensis genome, one window contains:
- the lplT gene encoding lysophospholipid transporter LplT, with product MKKGFYTIMAAQFFSSLADNALLIAAIALLKDLHAPNWMTPLLKLFFVLSYVVLAAFVGAFADSRPKGRVMFITNSIKVVGCLIMLFGAHPLIAYGIVGFGAAAYSPAKYGILTELLPADRLVAANGWIEGTTVSSIILGTVLGGALISPHIASHVIAHTPPWINTPAESAMAVIMAIYIVAALFNLRIPDTGARYPRQEHGPVKLVTDFADCFMVLWRDKLGQISLAVTTLFWGAGATLQFIVLKWAEVSLGMSLSEGALLQAVVAVGVAAGAIAAASRIPLKKSLTVLPVGIIMGIAVMLMAFYTRDLIPSTWIVHLGHFRLPVYLIIAYLFLMCVGALSGYFVVPMNALLQHRGHVLLSAGHSIAVQNFNENLSVLVMLCLYAVLVWLDVPVGVVIVLFGTFVCLTMWLVMRRHQANQRQFDSVALIGEAKH from the coding sequence ATGAAAAAAGGTTTTTACACCATCATGGCCGCGCAGTTTTTCTCGTCGCTGGCCGACAATGCGCTCCTCATCGCCGCCATCGCTCTGCTGAAAGACCTCCACGCCCCGAACTGGATGACACCGCTGCTCAAGCTGTTCTTCGTGTTGTCCTATGTGGTGCTCGCGGCGTTTGTCGGCGCCTTCGCGGATTCACGCCCGAAGGGCCGCGTGATGTTCATCACCAACTCGATCAAGGTCGTCGGCTGCCTGATCATGCTGTTCGGCGCCCATCCGCTGATCGCGTATGGCATCGTCGGCTTTGGCGCCGCAGCCTACTCGCCCGCCAAGTACGGGATTCTTACCGAGCTGCTGCCGGCCGACCGGCTCGTCGCGGCGAACGGCTGGATCGAAGGCACGACCGTCAGCTCGATCATCCTCGGCACCGTGCTCGGCGGCGCGCTGATCAGTCCGCACATCGCGTCGCACGTGATCGCGCACACACCTCCGTGGATCAACACGCCCGCCGAATCGGCGATGGCCGTCATCATGGCGATCTACATCGTCGCCGCGCTGTTCAACTTGCGCATCCCCGATACCGGCGCGCGGTACCCGCGACAGGAACACGGCCCAGTCAAACTCGTCACCGATTTCGCGGACTGTTTCATGGTGCTCTGGCGCGACAAGCTCGGCCAGATCTCATTGGCGGTCACGACGCTGTTCTGGGGCGCGGGCGCAACGCTGCAGTTCATCGTGCTGAAGTGGGCCGAGGTGTCGCTCGGCATGTCGCTGTCCGAAGGCGCGCTGCTGCAGGCGGTCGTCGCGGTCGGCGTCGCGGCCGGCGCGATCGCCGCGGCCAGCCGGATCCCGCTGAAGAAATCGCTGACCGTGCTGCCCGTCGGCATCATCATGGGCATCGCAGTGATGCTGATGGCGTTCTACACGCGCGACCTGATCCCGTCGACCTGGATCGTCCATCTCGGCCACTTCCGGCTGCCGGTCTATCTGATCATCGCGTACCTCTTCCTGATGTGCGTCGGCGCGCTGTCCGGCTACTTCGTCGTGCCGATGAACGCGCTCCTGCAGCACCGCGGCCACGTGCTGCTGTCGGCCGGCCACTCGATCGCGGTGCAGAACTTCAACGAGAACCTGTCGGTGCTCGTGATGCTGTGCCTGTACGCGGTGCTCGTGTGGCTCGATGTGCCGGTCGGCGTCGTCATCGTGCTGTTCGGCACGTTCGTCTGCCTGACGATGTGGCTCGTGATGCGCCGCCACCAGGCGAACCAGCGCCAGTTCGATTCGGTCGCGCTGATCGGCGAGGCGAAGCACTGA
- the alr gene encoding alanine racemase — translation MPRPISATIHTAALANNLSVVRRYAGQSKVWAVVKANAYGHGLARAFPGLRGTDGFGLLDLDEAVKLRELGWAGPILLLEGFFRSTDIDVIDRYSLTTTVHNDEQMRMLETARLSKPVNVQLKMNSGMNRLGYTPEKYRAAWERARACHGIGQITLMTHFSDADSERGVAEQLAAFERGAEHIAGARSLANSAAVLWHPATHFDWVRPGIMLYGASPSGRFADIADTGLKPTMTLASELIAVQTIAKGQSIGYGSTFSAQAQMRIGVVACGYADGYPRVAPEGTPVIVDGIRTRIVGRVSMDMITVDLTPCPQAGVGSRVELWGNELPIDDVARHCGTIGYELMCAVAARVPVRAE, via the coding sequence ATGCCGCGCCCGATCTCCGCCACCATCCATACCGCCGCTCTCGCCAACAATCTCTCCGTCGTCCGACGCTACGCCGGCCAGTCCAAGGTCTGGGCGGTCGTCAAGGCCAACGCGTACGGGCACGGCCTCGCGCGTGCGTTTCCGGGCCTGCGCGGCACCGACGGCTTCGGGCTGCTCGACCTCGACGAGGCCGTCAAGCTGCGCGAACTCGGCTGGGCCGGCCCGATCCTGCTGCTCGAAGGATTCTTCCGTTCGACCGACATCGACGTGATCGACCGCTACAGCCTGACCACGACCGTCCACAACGACGAGCAGATGCGGATGCTGGAAACCGCGCGGCTGTCGAAGCCCGTCAACGTCCAGCTGAAGATGAACAGCGGGATGAACCGGCTCGGCTACACGCCCGAGAAATATCGCGCCGCGTGGGAGCGCGCGCGCGCCTGCCACGGCATCGGCCAGATCACGTTGATGACCCATTTTTCGGACGCGGACAGCGAGCGCGGCGTCGCCGAGCAGCTGGCCGCGTTCGAGCGCGGCGCCGAGCACATCGCCGGCGCGCGCAGCCTCGCGAATTCGGCGGCGGTGCTCTGGCACCCGGCCACGCATTTCGACTGGGTGCGCCCGGGCATCATGCTGTACGGCGCGTCGCCGTCCGGGCGCTTCGCCGACATCGCCGACACGGGGCTCAAGCCGACGATGACGCTCGCGTCCGAGCTGATCGCGGTGCAGACGATCGCGAAGGGACAGTCGATCGGCTATGGCTCGACGTTCTCCGCGCAGGCGCAGATGCGCATCGGCGTCGTCGCGTGCGGCTATGCGGACGGCTATCCGCGCGTCGCGCCCGAGGGCACGCCGGTGATCGTCGACGGCATCCGCACGCGGATCGTCGGCCGCGTGTCGATGGACATGATCACGGTCGACCTGACCCCGTGCCCGCAGGCCGGCGTCGGTTCGCGGGTCGAGCTGTGGGGCAACGAACTGCCGATCGACGACGTGGCGCGCCACTGCGGGACGATCGGCTATGAGCTGATGTGCGCGGTGGCGGCCCGCGTACCGGTGCGCGCGGAATAA
- the radA gene encoding DNA repair protein RadA → MAKQKTVYVCSECGGQSPKWQGQCPSCQAWNTLVESVAEAPSAHRFQSLAKRAPVQRLVDIEAADVPRFSTGIGEFDRVLGGGLVAGGVVLIGGDPGIGKSTLLLQSLAGIASERRTLYISGEESAAQIALRAQRLALLDGGVPAAELKLLAEIQLEKIQAAIDAERPDVAVVDSIQTVYSEALTSAPGSVAQVRECAAQLTRIAKQSGTAIIMVGHVTKEGNLAGPRVLEHIVDTVLYFEGDTHSSFRLVRAFKNRFGAVNELGVFAMTERGLRGVANPSALFLSQHEQVVPGSCVLVTQEGTRPLLVEIQALVDTAHVPNPRRLAVGLEQNRLAMLLAVLHRHAGIACFDQDVFLNAVGGVKIAEPAADLAVLLAIHSSMRNKALPKGLIVFGEVGLAGEIRPSPRGQERLREAAKLGFTTALIPKANAPKQPIDGLEVMAVERIEQAIDRVRGLE, encoded by the coding sequence GTGGCTAAACAGAAAACGGTTTACGTCTGCAGCGAGTGCGGCGGTCAGTCCCCGAAGTGGCAGGGGCAGTGCCCGTCGTGCCAGGCCTGGAACACGCTGGTCGAATCGGTTGCCGAAGCGCCGTCCGCGCATCGCTTCCAGTCGCTCGCGAAGCGCGCGCCGGTGCAGCGCCTCGTCGACATCGAGGCGGCGGACGTGCCGCGCTTCTCGACCGGCATCGGCGAATTCGACCGCGTGCTCGGCGGCGGGCTGGTCGCGGGCGGCGTGGTGCTGATCGGCGGCGATCCGGGCATCGGCAAGTCGACGCTGCTGCTGCAGTCGCTCGCGGGCATCGCGAGCGAACGGCGCACGCTCTATATCAGCGGCGAGGAGTCGGCCGCGCAGATCGCGTTGCGCGCGCAACGGCTCGCGCTGCTCGACGGCGGCGTGCCGGCGGCCGAATTGAAGCTGCTCGCGGAGATCCAGCTCGAGAAGATCCAGGCGGCGATCGACGCGGAGCGGCCGGACGTCGCGGTCGTCGACTCGATCCAGACCGTCTATTCGGAGGCGCTCACGTCGGCGCCCGGCTCGGTCGCGCAGGTGCGCGAGTGCGCGGCGCAGCTCACGCGGATCGCGAAGCAGTCCGGCACCGCGATCATCATGGTCGGGCACGTGACGAAGGAGGGCAACCTGGCCGGCCCGCGCGTGCTCGAGCACATCGTCGACACGGTGCTGTACTTCGAAGGCGACACCCATTCGTCGTTCCGCCTCGTGCGCGCGTTCAAGAACCGCTTCGGCGCGGTGAACGAGCTGGGCGTGTTCGCGATGACCGAGCGCGGCCTGCGCGGCGTCGCCAATCCGTCCGCGCTGTTCCTGTCGCAGCACGAGCAGGTCGTGCCCGGCTCGTGCGTGCTCGTCACGCAGGAGGGCACGCGCCCGCTGCTCGTCGAGATCCAGGCGCTCGTCGACACCGCGCACGTGCCGAACCCGCGCCGGCTCGCGGTCGGCCTCGAGCAGAACCGGCTCGCGATGCTGCTCGCGGTGCTGCACCGCCATGCGGGCATCGCGTGCTTCGACCAGGACGTGTTCCTCAATGCGGTGGGCGGCGTGAAGATCGCCGAGCCTGCCGCCGACCTCGCGGTGCTGCTCGCGATCCATTCGTCGATGCGCAACAAGGCGCTGCCGAAGGGCCTGATCGTGTTCGGCGAGGTCGGGCTGGCCGGCGAGATCCGGCCGTCGCCGCGCGGGCAGGAGCGCCTGCGCGAGGCGGCGAAGCTCGGCTTCACGACCGCGCTGATCCCGAAGGCGAATGCGCCGAAACAGCCGATCGACGGGCTGGAGGTGATGGCGGTCGAGCGGATCGAACAGGCGATCGACCGGGTGCGCGGGCTCGAATGA
- a CDS encoding DUF2866 domain-containing protein produces the protein MLKQYGHAPDRHLYNLRGCRVSEPIRQPWGGGCRIVEWIDADGRLARRVVAEDVTEAEVVEVIRRPTEGRRHLMRDDEQMPRDTLPRR, from the coding sequence ATGTTGAAACAGTACGGGCATGCGCCGGACCGACACCTCTACAACCTGCGCGGTTGCCGCGTGTCGGAGCCGATCCGCCAGCCGTGGGGCGGCGGGTGCCGGATCGTCGAATGGATCGACGCGGACGGGCGTCTCGCGCGACGGGTCGTGGCGGAGGACGTGACGGAAGCGGAAGTCGTCGAGGTGATCCGGCGGCCGACCGAAGGGCGCCGCCATCTGATGCGCGACGACGAGCAGATGCCGCGGGATACGCTGCCGCGGCGCTGA
- a CDS encoding ATP-binding cassette domain-containing protein — MIRFNQFSLARGTKPLFDAASFVLNPGEKAGLIGANGAGKSTLFAVLRGELHADAGDFSMPPSWRIAHVSQETPAVERSALDYTLDGDAALREIEARIAAASAAHDGSAEAEAHAAFADADGYTAPARAEALLLGLGFTLAQTREPVSSFSGGWRMRLNLAQALMCRSDLLLLDEPTNHLDLDAIVWLEDWLHRYPGTLVVISHDREFLDSICNVTLHLENRQVKRYGGNYSQFEVLRAQQLALQQSAYEKQQKTVAHLQSFIDRFKAKATKARQAQSRMKALEKMELIAPAHVASPFTFEFRTPDAAPNPMMVMEDVRCGYHGDDGAEIPIVERVSLSIQNGQRIGLLGANGQGKSTLIKTLAATLEPLSGHVREGKGLTIGYFAQHQLETLREDDSPLAHLARLAPDTREQELRDFLGGFNFSGDMATSPVAPFSGGEKARLALALIIWQKPNLLLLDEPTNHLDLETRHALTMALAQFEGTLILVSHDRHLLRATTDQFMLVAKHRLQPFDGDLDDYRDWLLQHAAEQRAAAKADSAAAAGAEPAVNRKDQKRQEAEARQRLSHLRKPLQTRITKLEKEMEALHAEKARLDAFVADPASYEAERKTELTDAIRRLGDVNARLESVEGDWLAAQEELEQIG; from the coding sequence GTGATCCGTTTCAATCAGTTCAGCCTTGCGCGCGGCACCAAGCCGCTGTTCGACGCGGCGTCGTTCGTGCTCAATCCCGGCGAGAAGGCCGGCCTGATCGGCGCGAACGGCGCCGGCAAGTCGACGCTGTTCGCGGTCCTGCGCGGCGAGCTGCACGCCGACGCGGGCGATTTCTCGATGCCGCCGTCGTGGCGGATCGCCCACGTGTCGCAGGAAACGCCGGCCGTCGAGCGCTCGGCGCTCGACTACACGCTCGACGGCGACGCCGCGCTGCGCGAGATCGAGGCGCGCATCGCCGCTGCTTCGGCCGCGCATGACGGCTCGGCCGAAGCGGAAGCCCATGCGGCGTTCGCCGACGCCGACGGCTACACCGCGCCGGCGCGCGCGGAAGCGCTGCTGCTCGGCCTCGGCTTCACGCTCGCGCAGACGCGCGAGCCGGTCTCGAGCTTCTCCGGCGGCTGGCGCATGCGCCTGAACCTCGCGCAGGCGCTGATGTGCCGCTCCGACCTGCTGCTGCTCGACGAACCGACCAACCACCTCGACCTCGACGCGATCGTCTGGCTCGAAGACTGGCTGCACCGCTACCCCGGCACGCTCGTCGTGATCTCGCACGACCGCGAATTTCTCGACTCCATCTGCAACGTCACGCTGCACCTCGAGAACCGGCAGGTGAAGCGCTACGGCGGCAACTACTCGCAATTCGAAGTGCTGCGCGCGCAGCAGCTCGCGCTGCAGCAAAGCGCGTACGAAAAGCAGCAGAAGACGGTCGCGCACCTGCAGAGCTTCATCGACCGCTTCAAGGCCAAGGCCACCAAGGCCCGCCAGGCGCAGAGCCGGATGAAGGCGCTCGAGAAGATGGAGCTGATCGCGCCGGCGCACGTCGCGTCGCCGTTCACGTTCGAATTCCGCACGCCCGACGCCGCGCCGAACCCGATGATGGTGATGGAAGACGTCCGCTGCGGCTACCACGGCGACGACGGCGCCGAAATCCCGATCGTCGAGCGCGTGTCGCTGTCGATCCAGAACGGCCAGCGCATCGGCCTGCTCGGCGCGAACGGCCAGGGCAAGTCGACGCTGATCAAGACCCTCGCGGCGACGCTCGAGCCGCTGTCCGGCCATGTGCGCGAAGGCAAGGGGCTGACGATCGGCTATTTCGCGCAGCATCAGCTCGAAACGCTGCGCGAGGACGATTCGCCGCTCGCGCACCTCGCGCGGCTCGCGCCCGACACGCGCGAACAGGAGCTGCGCGACTTCCTCGGCGGCTTCAATTTCTCGGGCGACATGGCGACGAGCCCGGTCGCTCCGTTCTCGGGCGGCGAGAAAGCGCGCCTCGCGCTCGCGCTGATCATCTGGCAAAAGCCGAACCTGTTGCTGCTCGACGAGCCGACCAACCACCTCGACCTCGAGACGCGCCACGCGCTGACGATGGCGCTCGCGCAATTCGAAGGCACGCTGATCCTGGTCTCGCACGACCGGCACCTGCTGCGCGCGACGACCGACCAGTTCATGCTCGTCGCGAAGCACCGGCTGCAGCCGTTCGACGGCGACCTCGACGACTACCGCGACTGGCTGCTGCAGCACGCGGCCGAGCAGCGCGCGGCCGCGAAGGCCGACAGCGCAGCCGCGGCGGGCGCGGAGCCGGCCGTCAACCGCAAGGACCAGAAGCGTCAGGAAGCCGAGGCACGGCAGCGGCTGTCGCACCTGAGAAAGCCGCTGCAGACGCGCATCACGAAGCTGGAAAAGGAAATGGAGGCGCTGCACGCGGAGAAGGCCCGCCTCGACGCATTCGTCGCCGATCCGGCGAGCTACGAAGCGGAGCGCAAGACCGAGCTGACCGACGCGATCCGCAGGCTGGGCGACGTCAACGCGCGGCTCGAATCCGTCGAGGGCGACTGGCTCGCCGCGCAGGAAGAGCTCGAGCAGATCGGCTGA
- a CDS encoding glutathione peroxidase has protein sequence MSTLYSFSAETLAGAPASLDAYRGKVLLIVNTASECGFTPQYAGLQKLYDQYAARGFFVLGFPCNQFGKQEPGDAAQIGAFCERNYGVTFPMFAKIDVKGDNAHPLYRYLTDEAPGILGLKAIKWNFTKFLVDRDGRIVKRYAPSTKPDEIAADVEKLL, from the coding sequence ATGTCCACACTGTATTCCTTCAGCGCGGAGACGCTCGCCGGTGCGCCGGCGTCGCTCGATGCGTATCGCGGCAAGGTGCTGCTGATCGTCAACACGGCGAGCGAGTGCGGATTCACGCCGCAGTATGCCGGCCTGCAGAAGCTCTACGACCAGTACGCGGCGCGCGGCTTCTTCGTGCTCGGCTTCCCGTGCAACCAGTTCGGCAAGCAGGAGCCGGGCGACGCCGCGCAGATCGGCGCATTCTGCGAGCGCAACTACGGGGTGACGTTCCCGATGTTCGCGAAGATCGACGTGAAGGGCGACAATGCGCATCCGCTGTACCGCTACCTGACCGACGAAGCGCCCGGCATCCTCGGGCTCAAGGCGATCAAGTGGAACTTCACGAAGTTCCTGGTCGACCGCGACGGCCGGATCGTCAAGCGCTACGCGCCGTCGACCAAGCCCGACGAAATCGCCGCCGACGTCGAAAAGCTGCTGTGA
- the cls gene encoding cardiolipin synthase gives MTLDWLHLGTLILAIHVLGIVAACHAILNTRTSQGAIAWAVSLAAMPYLTLIPYLFLGRSKFSGYVDARRHETEALRTHTHPVPWTVADSTDGAAASALGQPAVHALTRLGAMPFLAGNAVRTLVNGEATFAAILSAIDDARDYVIVQFFIVRDDALGQMLRDALLARAAAGVRCYLLYDSIGSFDLPHGYVDALRAGGVEVHPFATKRQFVNRFQLNFRNHRKIVVVDGNRAFVGGHNVGVEYLGAKPRLSPWRDTHIELRGPVVASIQYVFAEDWHWATQKLPPLAPPPAALPEDADMHCLAVPMGPADKQETGSLFFVETINAARERIWITTPYLVPDEAVIAALKLAVMRGVDVRILIPSRRDHVVVFEASKLYARDLADAGVKVFRYRPGFLHQKVVLIDRSAAAIGSANLDNRSFRLNFEIMVLTVDRAFADEVEAMLTADFALAYEVDASEYRHSPAWRRVAMHIARLFAPIL, from the coding sequence ATGACACTCGACTGGCTACACCTCGGCACGCTCATCCTGGCCATCCATGTGCTCGGAATCGTCGCGGCCTGCCACGCCATCCTGAACACACGCACGTCGCAAGGCGCGATCGCGTGGGCCGTGTCGCTCGCGGCGATGCCCTACCTGACGCTGATCCCGTATCTGTTCCTCGGCCGCAGCAAGTTTTCCGGCTACGTCGACGCGCGCCGCCACGAGACCGAAGCGCTGCGCACGCATACGCATCCCGTCCCGTGGACCGTCGCCGATTCGACCGACGGCGCGGCCGCGAGCGCGCTCGGCCAGCCCGCGGTGCACGCGCTCACGCGGCTCGGCGCAATGCCGTTTCTCGCCGGCAATGCGGTGCGCACGCTCGTCAACGGCGAGGCGACGTTCGCGGCGATCCTGTCGGCGATCGACGACGCGCGCGATTACGTGATCGTCCAGTTCTTCATCGTTCGCGACGACGCGCTCGGCCAGATGCTGCGCGACGCGCTGCTCGCGCGCGCGGCCGCGGGCGTGCGCTGCTACCTGCTGTACGACAGCATCGGCAGCTTCGACCTGCCGCACGGCTACGTCGACGCGCTGCGCGCGGGCGGCGTCGAAGTCCATCCGTTCGCGACCAAGCGCCAGTTCGTCAATCGTTTCCAGCTCAACTTCCGCAATCACCGCAAGATCGTCGTCGTCGACGGCAATCGCGCGTTCGTCGGCGGACACAACGTCGGCGTCGAGTATCTCGGCGCGAAACCCCGGCTGTCGCCGTGGCGCGACACGCACATCGAGCTGCGCGGCCCCGTCGTCGCGAGCATCCAGTACGTGTTCGCGGAAGACTGGCACTGGGCGACGCAGAAGCTGCCGCCGCTCGCGCCGCCGCCCGCCGCGCTGCCGGAGGACGCCGACATGCACTGCCTCGCGGTGCCGATGGGGCCGGCCGACAAGCAGGAAACCGGCTCGCTGTTCTTCGTCGAGACGATCAACGCGGCGCGCGAGCGGATCTGGATCACGACGCCGTATCTCGTCCCCGACGAAGCGGTGATCGCCGCGCTCAAGCTCGCGGTGATGCGCGGGGTCGACGTGCGCATCCTGATCCCGAGCCGGCGCGACCATGTCGTCGTGTTCGAGGCGTCGAAGCTGTACGCGCGCGACCTCGCCGACGCGGGCGTCAAGGTGTTCCGCTACCGGCCGGGCTTCCTGCACCAGAAGGTGGTGCTGATCGACCGCAGCGCGGCCGCGATCGGCAGCGCGAACCTCGACAACCGCTCGTTCCGCCTGAACTTCGAGATCATGGTGCTGACCGTCGATCGCGCATTCGCCGACGAGGTCGAGGCGATGCTCACGGCCGACTTCGCGCTGGCCTATGAAGTCGACGCGAGCGAATACCGCCACTCGCCCGCGTGGCGGCGGGTCGCGATGCACATCGCGCGGCTGTTCGCGCCGATTCTGTGA